One part of the Candidatus Neomarinimicrobiota bacterium genome encodes these proteins:
- a CDS encoding PAS domain S-box protein: protein MKNKNVSSDLLKIILVLTGVEYSIMLLLSNMRQWEYIWTSVVLDASMLTMISTTALYFWLIKPTMKRLVATLDESRKSQKTTLVQLSIVVLKIGLIIFLVEVVIMLLLIAMVDYSSRYGSIIDALTVSMISTPLIYIWVIKPLYSHSEEFLEYNTKSKLQQIVKRFILLFLPSFLIFVIAVIATQRLNMNAKIENVIDAERLNITKQKDIIVNNLTDIFSDLIFLANQQDLTRIQDSISMTGRRFLGIDFKVFLESKLVYDQIRYINPQGREMVRANFNRGAPYVVPSDQLQSKKHRYYFREIEGWQKDEVFISPLDLNVEYGEIEIPRKPVIRFGTPVVNASGQNRGVLILSYLGNTLINKLTASSSKRKSEFMLLNSEGYWLIGPNPEDEWTFMYDHKMNHSFKNLHPQAWEKISRSKSGHFLNDGGMYTYETFHPNELLDLTDKGSTDWSLSFLTHINSDDLSWKIVSHISPEILQGLSRNAFQQLQLFYVLIFLFLVTGSWTLAYVLTTRKMSQEALVASENNYRKIIDESISTIFTTNAVGQLTYVNPSAKGLTGFSAEELFDKTFTELIREDWQAKVQQFYYQQFKERKLETALEFPIITKSGEEKWVEQLASLLIDDEKRAIGFQSIVYDVSERKKVEKELFMAKQLAEEASQLKSEFLANMSHELRTPLNSVIGFSNVLLKKNEKILDEKDKNYLHRILANGKHLLELINSVLDLSKIEAGRIELEVVDISLNNLITDIITQLEGQVQDKEFKLISNLPKDIATIQADPGKLKQVILNLLSNAIKFTSEGSVTISVQTDEGTKRPTRISVLDTGIGIPEDRLESVFEEFQQVDSSTARKYGGTGLGLAISKSLCELMGYELKVESQVGVGSEFTIMLNEPELGPGPTQAWKEKRKSSRSRKSGPTPGTLNEKRVLVIDDNRDSRILIETTLKEEGCHVIQAEQGFKGFDLALQEQPDLIILDLKMKETPGQEVLARLKANPDTKNIPVIIVSIVAFENKATLVEATDFVQKPINREALVWAVSRHINPRQ, encoded by the coding sequence ATGAAAAACAAAAATGTAAGCTCTGATCTGCTAAAAATTATTCTCGTCCTGACTGGCGTAGAATATTCCATCATGCTGCTACTATCCAACATGCGACAATGGGAATACATCTGGACGAGTGTCGTCCTGGATGCCAGTATGCTGACTATGATTTCAACTACAGCTCTTTATTTCTGGCTTATCAAACCAACCATGAAACGCCTGGTAGCAACGTTAGATGAATCAAGAAAGTCTCAGAAAACTACGTTAGTTCAACTCTCCATTGTTGTACTGAAAATTGGACTGATCATCTTTCTCGTTGAAGTGGTTATCATGCTACTCCTGATTGCTATGGTTGATTATTCATCAAGATATGGAAGTATTATTGACGCCCTCACTGTGAGCATGATATCCACTCCTTTAATTTACATATGGGTAATCAAACCACTTTATTCCCACTCCGAGGAGTTTCTGGAGTACAATACCAAATCTAAACTCCAACAAATAGTGAAACGGTTTATTCTCCTCTTTTTACCCTCATTCCTGATTTTTGTCATTGCAGTTATCGCCACGCAACGCTTGAACATGAATGCGAAGATTGAGAATGTAATAGATGCTGAGAGACTAAATATTACCAAGCAAAAAGACATCATTGTAAACAATCTTACCGACATATTTTCCGATCTGATCTTTCTGGCTAATCAGCAGGATTTAACCAGGATTCAGGATTCCATAAGCATGACGGGGCGTCGCTTTCTGGGCATAGACTTTAAAGTATTTTTGGAAAGCAAACTTGTTTATGATCAAATCCGCTATATCAATCCCCAGGGAAGGGAAATGGTACGAGCCAACTTTAACAGAGGTGCGCCCTATGTTGTACCCAGCGACCAACTGCAGTCAAAAAAGCACAGATACTATTTCAGGGAAATTGAGGGGTGGCAAAAAGATGAAGTGTTCATATCACCTCTAGATTTAAATGTTGAATATGGTGAAATCGAAATCCCGCGCAAGCCAGTCATTCGCTTTGGAACCCCTGTAGTGAATGCATCAGGCCAGAATCGCGGGGTTTTAATACTCAGCTATCTGGGAAATACATTGATTAATAAATTGACGGCGTCTTCCTCAAAAAGGAAAAGTGAATTTATGCTACTCAATTCAGAGGGATATTGGTTGATCGGACCGAATCCAGAAGATGAGTGGACCTTCATGTATGATCATAAGATGAATCATAGCTTTAAAAACTTGCACCCCCAAGCCTGGGAAAAAATAAGCCGATCAAAATCAGGGCACTTTCTCAATGATGGGGGTATGTATACCTATGAAACATTCCATCCCAATGAACTTCTTGATTTGACCGATAAGGGCTCAACAGATTGGTCCTTGAGTTTTCTCACGCATATCAATTCTGATGATCTTTCCTGGAAAATTGTCTCCCACATCAGCCCGGAAATTCTTCAAGGATTATCACGAAATGCGTTTCAACAATTGCAGCTATTCTATGTCTTGATTTTCTTGTTCCTCGTCACAGGATCCTGGACGCTGGCTTATGTTTTGACTACTCGTAAAATGTCTCAGGAAGCACTGGTGGCCAGTGAGAATAATTATCGCAAAATTATTGATGAATCCATCAGTACCATCTTCACCACCAATGCTGTGGGTCAGCTAACCTATGTCAATCCCTCGGCCAAGGGTCTCACGGGATTCTCAGCCGAAGAATTGTTTGACAAAACATTTACAGAACTTATCCGGGAAGATTGGCAGGCTAAGGTTCAACAATTTTATTATCAACAGTTCAAGGAGCGCAAACTTGAAACCGCTTTGGAATTCCCCATCATCACCAAATCAGGGGAAGAGAAATGGGTGGAACAACTGGCTTCTCTGTTGATAGATGATGAAAAAAGAGCCATTGGATTTCAAAGTATCGTGTATGATGTATCAGAAAGAAAAAAAGTTGAGAAGGAATTATTTATGGCCAAACAGCTGGCCGAAGAAGCCAGCCAACTGAAAAGTGAATTTCTGGCGAATATGAGCCATGAATTGCGAACCCCATTAAATTCTGTTATTGGATTTTCCAATGTTCTCTTGAAAAAGAATGAAAAGATTCTTGATGAGAAGGATAAAAACTATCTACATCGTATTCTGGCCAATGGGAAACACTTATTAGAGCTCATCAACAGCGTCCTGGATCTTTCGAAAATTGAAGCAGGGCGAATTGAATTGGAAGTTGTTGACATCTCTCTCAATAATTTGATCACAGATATCATCACCCAGCTTGAAGGCCAGGTGCAGGATAAGGAATTCAAATTGATATCCAACCTCCCCAAGGATATCGCCACCATTCAGGCAGATCCGGGGAAGCTTAAGCAAGTCATATTAAATCTGCTTAGCAATGCCATTAAATTTACCAGTGAAGGGTCAGTCACCATTAGCGTTCAAACGGATGAGGGTACCAAACGTCCCACGCGGATCAGCGTTCTCGATACGGGTATTGGTATTCCAGAGGATCGTTTGGAATCCGTCTTTGAAGAATTCCAGCAGGTAGATTCCAGCACGGCGCGTAAATATGGGGGAACTGGTCTGGGGTTGGCCATCAGCAAATCATTGTGTGAGCTCATGGGCTATGAGCTTAAGGTTGAAAGCCAGGTTGGGGTAGGTAGTGAGTTTACTATCATGTTGAATGAGCCAGAGTTAGGACCTGGTCCAACTCAGGCCTGGAAAGAAAAACGGAAGTCAAGCAGATCCCGAAAATCCGGTCCCACCCCTGGAACCTTAAATGAGAAACGCGTACTGGTTATTGATGATAATCGAGATTCGCGCATACTGATTGAAACGACCCTGAAGGAAGAGGGTTGTCACGTCATTCAGGCTGAACAAGGTTTCAAAGGATTTGATTTAGCGCTACAAGAACAACCTGATTTAATCATATTAGACCTGAAAATGAAAGAAACCCCAGGCCAGGAAGTTCTGGCACGCTTGAAAGCCAATCCTGATACCAAAAATATTCCAGTGATTATCGTCAGTATTGTTGCTTTTGAAAACAAGGCGACTCTGGTGGAAGCCACTGATTTTGTGCAAAAACCAATCAACCGTGAAGCACTGGTGTGGGCGGTTTCGCGTCACATCAACCCAAGGCAATAA